A DNA window from Candidatus Cloacimonadota bacterium contains the following coding sequences:
- a CDS encoding DUF2281 domain-containing protein produces the protein MVTKITSILNTLPSNARKELIDFAEFLKNKYSQKKKKNTLKLDWAGGLEKYKDNFEPVELQHNISDWWSSSNVSR, from the coding sequence ATTGTGACTAAGATAACATCTATTTTAAATACATTACCTTCTAATGCCAGGAAAGAATTGATTGATTTCGCTGAATTCTTGAAAAACAAATATTCTCAAAAAAAGAAAAAAAACACTTTGAAATTAGATTGGGCTGGAGGTTTGGAAAAATATAAAGATAATTTCGAACCGGTCGAATTACAGCATAATATTTCTGATTGGTGGAGTAGTTCAAATGTATCTCGTTGA